The following coding sequences lie in one Mucilaginibacter sp. KACC 22773 genomic window:
- a CDS encoding YciI family protein: MNEYALIMRHEDGTKIASPEQMQIWMKQTMDWIGSIAAQNKFVSGTGLPFDDARVVHANKMVTNGPFGEIKETIGGFIVVRAESADEAAEFAKGCPVLQGEGNTMEVRRIAKNDGAH; encoded by the coding sequence ATGAACGAGTACGCGTTAATTATGAGACACGAGGATGGCACAAAGATAGCCTCGCCGGAGCAAATGCAAATATGGATGAAACAAACCATGGACTGGATTGGCAGTATTGCCGCCCAAAACAAATTTGTTAGCGGTACGGGCCTGCCTTTTGATGATGCCCGTGTGGTACACGCCAACAAAATGGTTACCAATGGCCCCTTTGGCGAGATTAAGGAAACTATAGGTGGTTTTATTGTGGTGAGGGCCGAATCTGCAGACGAGGCGGCTGAATTTGCAAAAGGCTGCCCGGTTTTGCAAGGCGAAGGCAATACGATGGAAGTGCGCCGCATTGCCAAAAATGATGGGGCACACTAA